From Medicago truncatula cultivar Jemalong A17 chromosome 7, MtrunA17r5.0-ANR, whole genome shotgun sequence, a single genomic window includes:
- the LOC25499357 gene encoding E3 ubiquitin-protein ligase UPL7 translates to MDAPRKHQVSLRGASAKEITRDDLLQKVSRERELRNYAKRAASAALFIQRVWRRFKVTKMVALQLQQEWETSVNCYTGVMTSNWISNNLLRPFLFFVTRFSNHYQKVHSKKIDSMKICFTILLESLNSSDSERNFCFLAIGTTEDRRIWSYQAHRLSSLGFSILSEYSECNSGAQDITVVTSLAMRILVMLTDLKGWKGITDDNRLDADLAVKGLVEFTGSNKSGSYVSIAKYITALDKYSSKMKAITQADENFFITASAITLAVRPFYLTNLDGERPDMLNVNHAAKQYVVYLMTIPWFVQHVPHVLLPALKHKSILFTCFKALLILKEDVLMEMSDLVKSEILVSFKAIPPVGWSLANFICLAAGNENNSVDSGSFNQGLDRALYVHVIVTLAESVLACLDNIEWLKKKNSLQTDTESATHESLIMSYMDQFRPVCQQWHLTNLLSSVNRDATKKADTSISNSLEYLQNLDLCDVALFYSSLLRIFSALSPVRGSLPVLNMLSFTPGFLVRLWGELEDSFFSGDKHMLDNHTSENGKFKAFEKIPKMASKDGASKWVSVLHKFTGKSQTATDRTDPIGSHSAPSRVNLDLSDVWDIEPMRHGPQGIPKSMFATLHLFCAAYSHLLLVLDDIEFYEKQVPFKLEQQRRIASMLNTLVYNGLSHVSGHHNRPLMDCAVRCLQLMYERDCRHPFCPPDLWLSPARKSRPPVAVAARTHEIYSANLRADDSSSSLSLGSVITMTPHVFPFEERVEMFREFIKMDKASRKMAGEISEPGSRAIEIVVRRGHIVEDGFRQLNSLGSKLKSSIHVSFVSECGLTEAGLDYGGLSKEFLTDISKEAFSPEYGLFSQTSTSDSLLIPNASARFLDNGLQMIEFLGRVVGKALYEGILLDYSFSHVFVQKLLGRYSFLDELSTLDPELYRSLMYVKNYDGDVKELSLDFTVTEESFGKRHVVELKSGGKDISVTNENKMQYIHAMADYKLNQQILLFSNAFYRGLTDLISPSWLKLFNASEFNQLLSGGNYDIDIDDFKSNTRYTGGYNEGSRTIKIFWEVIKGFEPKERCMLLKFVTSCSRGPLLGFKYLQPPFTIHKVACDVPLWATIGGQDAERLPSASTCYNTLKLPTYKRPGTLRAKLLYAISSNAGFELS, encoded by the exons TCAAATCACTATCAGAAGGTCCATAGCAAGAAAATAGACTCTATGAAGATTTGCTTTACAATCTTATTGGAGAGCCTGAACTCTTCTG aTTCAGAGCGGAACTTTTGCTTTTTGGCAATTGGTACAACTGAAGATAGAAGAATTTGGAGTTACCAGGCACATCGACtttcttctcttggtttttcgaTTCTTTCCGAGTATAGTGAATGCAATTCAGGGGCTCAAGATATTACTGTTGTTACATCTCTAGCAATGCGTATTCTTGTAATGTTAACTGATCTAAAAGGATGGAAAGGCATTACAGATGACAACCGCTTAGATGCAGATTTAGCCGTGAAAGGTTTAGTTGAGTTCACAGGGAGTAATAAAAGTGGTAGTTATGTTTCTATTGCGAAATATATTACTGCATTGGATAAGTATTCTTCCAAAATGAAAGCTATCACCCAGGCagatgagaatttttttattactgcAAGTGCAATAACTTTAGCTGTGCGGCCATTTTATCTGACAAACTTAGATGGGGAAAGACCTGATATGCTGAATGTCAATCATGCTGCTAAGCAATATGTTGTATATCTAATGACTATTCCTTGGTTTGTGCAACATGTCCCACATGTTCTTCTACCTGCTTTAAAGCACAAATCGATTTTGTTCACATGTTTTAAGGCACTACTG attttgaaagaggatGTTTTAATGGAGATGTCGGATTTGGTTAAGTCAGAAATTCTTGTCTCTTTCAAGGCTATTCCACCAGTTGGTTGGTCTCTCGCTAACTTTATATGTCTAGCAGCAGGGAATGAAAATAACTCTGTAGACTCCGGATCCTTCAATCAAGGTTTAGACCGTGCATTGTATGTCCATGTTATTGTCACTCTAGCAGAAAGCGTACTGGCTTGTCTTGATAATATTGAATGGCTCAAAAAGAAGAACTCTCTCCAAACTGATACTGAAAGTGCAACCCATGAGTCGTTGATAATGTCATACATGGATCAATTTAGGCCTGTCTGTCAGCAATGGCATCTCACAAATCTTTTGTCATCAGTGAATAGAGATGCCACTAAAAAGGCCGATACTTCGATCTCAAACAGTCTGGAGTATTTGCAGAATCTAGATCTGTGCGATGTTGCACTTTTCTATTCTAGCTTGCTTAGAATATTTTCAGCCTTGAGTCCAGTACGTGGATCATTACCAGTTCTTAACATGCTATCATTTACTCCTGGATTTCTTGTGAGATTGTGGGGTGAACTTGAGGATTCATTTTTCTCTGGAGACAAACATATGTTGGATAATCACACAAGtgaaaatggaaaatttaaAGCTTTTGAGAAGATTCCAAAAATGGCAAGTAAAGATGGGGCCAGTAAGTGGGTCAGCGTACTTCATAAATTTACAGGTAAGTCACAAACTGCAACAGACCGCACAGATCCAATTGGCAGTCACTCTGCACCAAGCAGAGTCAATTTAGATCTTTCAGATGTATGGGACATAGAACCTATGAGGCATGGCCCACAAGGCATTCCAAAAAGTATGTTTGCCACGCTTCATCTTTTCTGTGCGGCCTATTCTCACTTGCTTTTGGTTCTTGATGACATAGAGTTTTACGAGAAACAG GTTCCATTCAAGCTAGAGCAGCAACGAAGAATTGCATCAATGCTCAATACCCTAGTATATAATGGCTTGTCCCATGTTAGCGGTCATCATAATAGGCCCCTCATGGATTGTGCCGTCAGATGCTTACAATTAATGTATGAAAGGGATTGCAGACACCCATTTTGTCCTCCTGATTTGTGGCTTTCTCCTGCTAGAAAAAGCCGGCCACCAGTTGCAGTTGCTGCTAGAACTCATGAAATTTATTCGGCCAACCTGAGAGCTGATGATTCATCATCTTCCCTGAGTCTAGGCTCTGTTATAACCATGACTCCCCATGTTTTCCCATTTGAAGAGAG AGTTGAGATGTTTCGTGAATTCATCAAGATGGATAAAGCTTCACGTAAAATGGCTGGTGAAATTTCTGAACCTGGTTCACGAGCCATTGAGATTGTAGTACGTCGGGGTCATATTGTTGAAGATGGATTTCGACAATTAAATTCGCTTGGGTCAAAGCTGAAGTCTTCCATCCATGTGTCATTTGTCAGTGAATGTGGCCTTACGGAGGCTGGTCTGGACTATGGTGGATTATCGAAAGAATTTTTGACTGACATATCAAAAGAAGCATTTTCCCCTGA ATACGGCCTTTTTTCACAAACCTCAACTTCAGACAGCCTCCTAATTCCAAATGCATCCGCAAGATTTTTGGACAATGGTCTTCAGATGATTGAGTTCCTTGGAAGAGTAGTTGGTAAAGCTCTTTATGAAGGAATATTACTTGATTACTCTTTCTCGCATGTTTTTGTACAAAAGCTATTGGGACGGTATAGCTTTCTTGATGAATTATCAACACTTGATCCAGAGCTATACAGGAGCCTTATGTATGTGAAG AACTATGATGGTGATGTCAAGGAGCTCTCTCTTGATTTCACTGTTACTGAAGAATCATTTGGCAAAAGGCATGTGGTTGAGCTCAAGTCTGGTGGCAAAGATATTTCTGTGACAAATGAAAACAAGATGCAGTACATACATGCGATGGCAGACTACAAACTCAACCAACAG ATATTACTCTTTTCAAATGCATTTTATAGAGGGCTAACTGATCTTATCTCTCCATCCTGGTTGAAATTATTCAATGCTAGTGAGTTTAATCAG TTGCTTTCAGGTGGCAATTACGATATTGacattgatgattttaaaagtaACACGCGATACACTGGTGGTTACAATGAGGGGAGCCGGACAATCAAAATCTTTTGGGAG GTGATTAAAGGCTTTGAACCAAAAGAGCGTTGTATGCTTCTTAAATTTGTCACCAGTTGTTCTCGTGGTCCATTACTTGGGTTCAAATACTTACAACCACCTTTTACCATCCACAAG GTTGCATGTGATGTCCCTCTTTGGGCGACAATTGGAGGACAAGATGCAGAGCGGCTTCCATCAGCTTCAACTTGCTACAATACCCTTAAG CTTCCCACATACAAACGGCCAGGCACTTTGAGAGCAAAGCTTTTGTATGCTATCAGTTCAAATGCCGGATTTGAACTTTCTTGA